acaaaatccaaaatcatTAAGTGACATAAATTTGTCAGTAAGTGGCACTATATGTGTGATTCAAACCAAAATTGGCTAACAAGTGGCAAACATGTGATTCAAACCTTGTACTTTTTGTCATGCTACAAAAACTTCCTCATGGTACAAACTTAAAGAATTGTTTGTTTAAGGATCAAAATTAATGAGGTTACATATCCATAGAAGAAACCTGACTTGGAATTTTTCATCTCTCACTCCCAATTAGCTGTGTCTAACTTGTTTAATTGTGCgtaacttttaaaaagcttaacgTGTAAAACATTTTAACTCTGATATTAAGATCTCAGAAACTTGAGTTCAGTTAACttataagttaatttttttttaattacgtTCGGTGCTGGAACAAAATCTGAGTAAGACAAGAGGAGGAAAGCAAAGCACTTAACTGTGAGAAGATTGACTGAAGCCTTTCACGAGAACGGAGTAAAAACTGTGAATTTATGttagcttttaaaattcattaaattaatgAAGATGGGAGGAAGTACTCAGCTTCAACGGGTAATAGGATATTTCCACGGAACAATTTTTTTATTCAGTATCATAATAGGTGCAGGAATATTTGTTGCTCCTAAAGGGGTGCTAAAGTACTCTTCGCTCAACGTGGGGGTCTCCCTAAGCATTTGGGCGGCTTGCGCCGTAGTGTCTACGATGGCTGCTCTGAGTCACGCCGAGCTGGGGACCACCTTCCCTCGGAGTGGAGCACAGTATTATTTCCTCAAGAGATCTCTTGGACCTTTCATTGCTTTCTTCTATCTCTGGATCAATCTGTTTAGTACCCCAGCAGGAATTGCTGCCCGTGGCTTGTTACTAGCAGGGTATATCACCCAGCCTTTCTATCCCGGATGCTTTGTTCCCGAGATGCCGAAGAAATGTTTAGCGCTGGCCATTTTATGGTGCTTGGGAATTCTGAATGCTCGAGGAGTGAAGGAAGTGACTTGGTTTCAGACTGTCAGTACGGTTGTGAAAATGACAGTTCTCTGCTTCGTATCCGTAACTGGACTCGTGTTGGTggtgagaggaagaaaggagaaccTTGACAGGTTTGAGAAAGCTTTCGACGGTGAAGTTCCAAATGCCTCGCAGATTGCAGAAGCCTTCTTACAAGGACTGTATGCATATTCTGGCTGGGGAGTCCTTGTTCGAATAGCAGGTAAAGTTATTATcctttaattataaaaaataccAAGAGGCTATAAAAATATAGTGGTTAATTTAAACAGCTtaattctaagaaagaaatagTACATTGTTTTGCTATAATGTGTCTCTCTGTTGCTTTCATCAGATGGATAGAAATGCATTAAACTCTCTACAAATGTGGCTTTCCAACTTGGGAAAGCAAAATATTTTCCAGgtgtttacaaattaaaacaagtaaACATAAAATTGACATGGCTTAAGGACTCCACAgcaattgcattttttttaagtgaacaaatattttaatagtctACAATTCCTAATTATAACAGACCCTgaccagagaaaaaatttgaaatccaggaaatataaattaaaataaagattatcTGTAACCAATTActttgtatatacacacatgtgggGATCACACTGCTCATTTActctttttaactttattttacttaaagtATATAGTGAGAAttcataaatattattaaatataaatgttttttcATGAATACACAGTATTCTATCTTATGAAATTTGAccattttccaaacattttttcACTGTTGGATCCCAGGATTGTTCCcagtttttcactttaaaattttatacttatTGTTCCAATAAGCATCCTTTTATGTGGATTTTTGTGGGTTTCTCATtgctttattagaaaaaaatttttgaagtaaaCTTACAAAGTGaaacaaatatttagaaatgtctTGAGAAATATTGCCAAATTGTCTTGCAGAAAGGCTCTACAAATATATCTACCAGTGTGAATTAAAGTGACTACTCTTGGCATTATCATACCTTTTTACATTCTTTAGATTTGTGGAAATCAAGTTTCAGTGTTAGAACTCACTTTTTCTTCAATTTCTAATGGGAGGGGAGAGTTTTGCAAATGTTCATGaccatttacatttcttctttgtaagacatgtaaatatttttcccagtttgttGGATTTTACAATTTTTCTTCATAAGATTTTTAAGACTAGGATTTTAATACCTATAGTATCAAACTATCAATCttctaatttttcattgttttcatacTTGAGAAGTCTTTCCCAATCTCAAGATTTAGATAAATATGTGTCTGTGCTGCTTTCTCTAAATCTGTATTGTCttactttatattttactttttaatacacATGAATTATTTTGAAGGAGTTGCATAGTGTGAGTTAATAATATAGTTTTCTATTTTCCAAACAGTTAAACACCTATGTCAGTTTCAGTGTTGGCAATATACACTCAAGTTTAATCCAAGGTTTAACTAGTGTAGAGACTTAATCCGAGGAGTAAAAATAGCAGGAGAGTCTATCCTAAAGTCCTGGGATGTTGTGACCAGTTAAGCTGTTCCACATCTTCATTAACACCCAGTTATAGTTCTACAGTGTTGGCCGTAAGGGAAAGGAAGATTTGTTCCAGCCCTCCTGACCTAGAACCCAGGTTTTCTGAGTTGCTTTCTTATCCAAGAGGCTCATGTTGAGTATAACAGATATATAACTTTGAAACCCAGAAATTAGCACAATGCTGTTGCTTCTACAATCAATAGTTTACCAAAGACATAGTAAATAAACATTCAACAAAAACGAACTCTTGCTGCATgcagtcatttctttttcttaatacaTGTTAACATTGAAACCACTTTCAAAGGTTATataattcatcattttttaatgagtggcttttttttttttttccaggagagCTGAAAAACCCTAGTGAGACTATCCCCAAATGTGTGATTACTGCACTTACCCTTGTGGCACTGATCTACTTACTGGTTAATGTTTCCTACATAGCAGTCCTGACTCCAAGGGAAATCATATCCTCAGGTATGGTGACACAGAAACAGAGGAAAGATACTCCCTGTTTCATTTCCCTGAATAAAGGGAGTTTCTAATATACGGTGAATCCTTTTGCATACTTTAAGAGAATTATGCTAAATTGGCTCATGTCTGGGTTATTGATTGACTGATTTAGAGAGAAAAGTTTAAAAGGTCAAGCAATATCAATAATATTCAACGAGATTATGCTAAACACCACAATAGGACAGAGATTGTCACACTAGATAAAGTCATcaatccaactatatgctgcctaaaTGAGACACACTTTAGAGTCAAAACCACAACTAAATataagtaaaaggatggaaaaagacataCATGCAAACAGTAACTGAGAAAGCTAGAACAGTGACATTAATAAGAGACAAATaactttaagacaaaaaaaaaaggtactagagacaaagaaaggcatttcataatgataaaagggccAAAGGACAaaaaagatataacaattataaatgtatacacaCCTAATAACATAGCCCCCAAATACATGAAGTCATATTAATGTaactgaaaagagaaacagacaattcAACTACCATAGTTGCAAATGTCAATATATTGCTCAATAACAAGATAGAAAATATAGACCAACATAGAAGATCTGAGCAGCACAATCAATCAAACTGATCTAATTGTCATTTACAGAGCACTCCCCCAAACCTAAGcagaatatacatttatttcaggCATTTATGGGACATTCTCTAGGATGATGCTTGGATATAAAACAAGTCTTAAGAAAAAATTGAGATTTATGTCATCGAAAATATTTCCTTCACcagcaatagaaacaaaacaacaatcaACAACAGAATGTAATTTGGGAGATCCtacatatttggaaattaaacaacacacttctaaataacccagaGGTCAAAGAAGAGATCACAAGACTCTCAACAAATATAAAGAATCTGAGATACAACCCTAATTGTAAGCTTACAAGTTAGCCTGGcacagtttcatggatgctggcaaTGGAGACAAagacaatttatttttcataaaaatatcagtagctaaaatatcatttttatgcTGATTCCCCAAACCTCAATTCCCACAAGACAAAGCAAAAAAACCCAGGTGATACTTCCACATGAGTAGAAGATCACCAACCTCGGGGAATTCAGATCTTTTACAGTATCTTTTATAAGACTTCCTTCAGGACGAGGGTCCCAGGAATGGCTCTGAAAGACAAAAGATCAGTATTGTCTTCTCATTCTTGTATTTCCCAGAGTCTAAATGTTCCCTCTTGGGGACCCACAATTTCCACTATAAGACGACTTAGCAAACAGTGTACTCAACAAAGTGGTAATTATCCTTATAATCTAGGACCACAACAATACAACAAGAGAATCCAGGTACATgaatcaaaattaattttgaatccTCTTGGCTTCCTTTTGGCAAGAGGCTATACCAACCAGGTGAGATTGAGGTTGCTGtgtgaggaaaagaagaaacaaaacccagCAGTGACCAGGAAAGCCTCCTGAGTTTCCAAAATAGGTCCATATAACTTCTTATCCTATTTTCCCTAATCATCACCCCAGAAGCAGCCAAGAGTGGATGATCACTTTCTAGGGATGGTTATATTCAGTGACCAGACTACCTGACCAAGTTGTATGGACCAGATGAATGCGAGGGAGGCaaagtcagaaatatttttgtgttcgTTTTTGAGGAAGCCATACAAACACTGAACAATATCAGATGTCTTCAAATGGTAGATAGGAAAGATACATTGAAGATTGATGGGGTTTTGTGATAAAAGATACACAACCCCTCAGGGTCTACTCTTTAcccttctagaaaaaaaaaaaagggtacacAATTGCCAGATTTTGAAACACATAACACAGATTAGTTTCAAAGGCCACAGTTGTGTGGCCAGAGTGGGCTGATCAAATTGGAACAGCCAATTTGATCTGAAGAAGGGCCACTCCCAGGAGAGAGTCAAAGGTGCCATGTGGTCTGTCTGCCAGGAGTGAGCAGGGACAACATCTTGTGCAAGTGGCCTCCCTCACTGTGAACAAATGGTCAAATCTTGGCAGAAGTCACAGTGTGGCATTCGGTGTTAGCCTCTGTAGCAAAAATATGGAGTCCTTTTCCTTATGTCCAGTATGTGATGGTAAATGTGTTGCCACGTCTAGAAAGATGATGAATTCAGACATCAATCGTGGCAATCTGGATAGCGTAATAGCAATCAATAGTTTGCTTCCAGTTACTCCCAACAGGGAAGGGGCTCAGTGGACAGAACTTAAGGCTATCTTCCTAACCATGGCCAACTTGCCCTCTGATgaactttgctttatttttaatgacttgaaCTATTGCCACTGGCCTGGGTGTTTGGTCTGTCACTTGGAAAACTACAGACTGGGGTCATAAACAGTGGAAACAAATCACAGCTCCTGACTGAACAATCTGATGATTGGTTACCCATTACTGAGCAGAATGTCTGTTTTCCACTCTGTGTAGCTGGTGCTGAGGCTAACAGCTGTAGCCACCTACTGGGCACCACAGGGCTTGGCTTAGCTAAACCGTCAGTGGACCACACCCAGACATTTACAGGAACCCTTGTGAACAGAGGGCCCCACTGAGCCAGCAGCTCCGCTTCAGTCAGCAGACTG
This window of the Camelus bactrianus isolate YW-2024 breed Bactrian camel chromosome 29, ASM4877302v1, whole genome shotgun sequence genome carries:
- the LOC105066483 gene encoding solute carrier family 7 member 13 isoform X1, which gives rise to MKMGGSTQLQRVIGYFHGTIFLFSIIIGAGIFVAPKGVLKYSSLNVGVSLSIWAACAVVSTMAALSHAELGTTFPRSGAQYYFLKRSLGPFIAFFYLWINLFSTPAGIAARGLLLAGYITQPFYPGCFVPEMPKKCLALAILWCLGILNARGVKEVTWFQTVSTVVKMTVLCFVSVTGLVLVVRGRKENLDRFEKAFDGEVPNASQIAEAFLQGLYAYSGWGVLVRIAGELKNPSETIPKCVITALTLVALIYLLVNVSYIAVLTPREIISSDAVAITWMDRVIPSMQWAISIGVSSSIVSSLNCTVFSTSRLWYMASQQGQLPLIFSTLNIQSCPIVAVIQMLIFASILIIPSDLILLINYVGFTDWIQLGLMMTGLLKLRYQEPHLSRPYKVRLPFVFGTIAVSLFLVLTPVIKSPQMHHIYVLLFILSGLLFYLPFVHFNLGSTYFNKITCFLQLLLNVSPADDTDEYISTEETLQKNPPETPAKKE
- the LOC105066483 gene encoding solute carrier family 7 member 13 isoform X2, with product MKMGGSTQLQRVIGYFHGTIFLFSIIIGAGIFVAPKGVLKYSSLNVGVSLSIWAACAVVSTMAALSHAELGTTFPRSGAQYYFLKRSLGPFIAFFYLWINLFSTPAGIAARGLLLAGYITQPFYPGCFVPEMPKKCLALAILWCLGILNARGVKEVTWFQTVSTVVKMTVLCFVSVTGLVLVVRGRKENLDRFEKAFDGEVPNASQIAEAFLQGLYAYSGWGVLVRIAGELKNPSETIPKCVITALTLVALIYLLVNVSYIAVLTPREIISSDLILLINYVGFTDWIQLGLMMTGLLKLRYQEPHLSRPYKVRLPFVFGTIAVSLFLVLTPVIKSPQMHHIYVLLFILSGLLFYLPFVHFNLGSTYFNKITCFLQLLLNVSPADDTDEYISTEETLQKNPPETPAKKE